Proteins found in one Triticum aestivum cultivar Chinese Spring chromosome 4D, IWGSC CS RefSeq v2.1, whole genome shotgun sequence genomic segment:
- the LOC123098705 gene encoding uncharacterized protein has translation MVTTTLKSRPPHALSAMTTRRRRRRCSSPAAPSIPLAPLRSASSPARASLAALCCVFLAFALSVSAAAAAEADSAEESHEDGGCLGFRDVCADGGSFCFSSSGVQTLLASDDVIKEPDLGVSRDWGPSRSMCFPMSGGGMVTCSSADAIVAGARDALGREGKDVARYDAGSCQAPLVPDNWMQASHGVPLELDGATTDVSPNALYSSSSMNVEISPPVLDWGRSNLYAASVASLTVVNLNNDSALRVYEPFSTDPQFYVYGYEDLVLQPGENASVTFMFLPKLLGSSSAHLVLQTNFGGFIIQAKGMAVGSPYQILPLTRMDVVIGGHLEKNLSIYNPFDDSLYVEEVAVWMSASESTKQSSHVVCQLGPLDEAVELTSLSSNWHTASSTEFGWPVIHIRPSEQWEVLPSESSTVIELKLQPISEGKVFGAIYMKLRNHTTDKVDIVVIPIELEVHTRTYYDSTNLVSVTFERISSCAGNGSIYSLSLRNDATELLKVVSVTGDNRDGPMIFQLKYLNGLILFPDTVTDIALIRYTASVPKGISFDNCNIVVETNSSLGSSIVIPCQDIMRAPISYTTNAVVAESDEPFAESHSEETSANSRTGSLGSIIETEGPHNMKPTIRGAIRADDMVLRNWRSHGTITGISVLTNHELLFPVVQIGSQFSEWITVHNPSQQHVTMQLVLNSEEIIGQCRTVNDECEHTFSSRSPEIDSTETRFGFSLGSKAITETYLGPLRSAVLGPIVFRPSNRCMWSSMALIRNNLSGLEWLPLRAPGGWQSIALLEGPEAVWKLEFNLGSNLDDNSTLSKSEIPSPSCSQQLSKEIHVKNSGDLPLRVTKVKVSGVDCGLDGFTVNNCKGFSLAPSESIRMLISFKADFSSVKVQRDLELAMTTGIFVIPMTANIPVCMLKQCKRSYFRSIHWKALILFFGTVLLFVVVIVRGAPYSLSANSRDYYVKIADRKDAISKTVKPSFPQGSNKTSRPIREHRKAEEAPPEKCPPSTLDSPRKKDAKSNPDKQQNATSAISVSPANPVEDKVSTEVTETSGNLTIRVAREKGRRRKRKVGGAGLAAKFEVSSSHSGNSTPSSPLSPSLTPKQGWSFSGASSEPKHRNKLESRLDVEARAPLTGNNKVKNGWSQTSKEQPPAPRATSVNPLASSTALTTAWRSPLLAASSPIAPHARAPGSNLMKDKAVKRDEGVTALKKEFTYDIWGDHFSGHLLGKAREVAPGKVFTASEGSSYSFFAREPQALVMKQPSAPPDSRGRRSLPSDVASGYAIN, from the exons ATGGTCACCACAACACTAAAGTCTCGCCCGCCGCATGCCCTCTCCGCCAtgaccacccgccgccgccgccgtcgctgctcTTCGCCAGCGGCTCCATCCATTCCCCTCGCGCCCCTGCGCTCCGCTTCCTCCCCTGCTCG GGCTTCCTTGGCTGCTCTGTGCTGCGTGTTCTTGGCCTTCGCGCTGTCcgtctcggcggcggcggcggcggaggcggattCCGCGGAGGAGAGCCATGAGGACGGTGGCTGCCTCGGCTTCCGGGATGTGTGCGCCGACGGGGGTTCCTTCTGCTTCTCGTCCTCGGGGGTTCAGACGCTGCTCGCCAGCGATGACGTCATCAAGGAGCCTGATTTGGGGGTTTCAAGGGACTGGGGGCCATCCCGGTCAATGTGCTTCCCGATGTCCGGGGGAGGCATGGTAACTTGCTCCTCTGCCGATGCGATCGTCGCAGGGGCGCGCGATGCGTTGGGGAGAGAGGGCAAGGATGTTGCTAGGTATGATGCGGGGTCGTGCCAGGCGCCGCTTGTGCCTGACAATTGGATGCAGGCATCGCATGGGGTGCCACTGGAACTGGATGGCGCGACCACAGATGTCAGCCCAAATGCCCTCTACAGTTCTTCCTCCATGAATGTGGAGATAAGTCCACCAGTGTTGGATTGGGGCAGGAGTAACCTGTATGCAGCCTCTGTGGCCTCCCTGACTGTGGTGAATTTGAACAATGACAGTGCCTTGCGTGTCTATGAGCCATTCAGCACTGATCCACAGTTCTATGTGTATGGATATGAGGATCTGGTTCTGCAGCCCGGCGAAAATGCGTCGGTCACCTTCATGTTCCTGCCAAAGTTGCTGGGCTCTTCGTCAGCACATTTGGTTTTGCAGACCAATTTTGGTGGATTCATCATACAAGCTAAGGGCATGGCTGTCGGGTCGCCGTACCAGATACTTCCATTGACCAGGATGGATGTTGTAATAGGTGGACACCTGGAGAAGAATTTGTCCATATACAACCCTTTTGATGATTCTCTCTATGTCGAGGAAGTGGCCGTTTGGATGTCTGCTTCTGAAAGCACAAAACAATCTTCTCATGTAGTTTGTCAGTTAGGCCCTTTGGATGAGGCAGTGGAGTTAACTTCTTTGAGCAGCAACTGGCATACAGCAAGCAGTACTGAATTTGGATGGCCAGTGATCCATATTAGGCCTAGTGAGCAATGGGAGGTGCTTCCTTCAGAAAGCAGCACTGTGATAGAGTTGAAATTGCAACCTATTTCAGAAGGCAAGGTGTTTGGTGCTATCTACATGAAACTGCGCAATCACACAACTGATAAAGTGGACATTGTTGTTATACCTATTGAACTAGAGGTACACACGCGCACCTACTATGATTCCACAAACTTGGTTTCTGTCACGTTTGAGCGAATATCATCTTGTGCTGGAAATGGGTCAATATATTCCCTTTCTTTACGGAATGATGCAACAGAGTTACTGAAGGTTGTGAGTGTAACTGGGGATAACAGGGATGGCCCGATGATCTTTCAGTTGAAGTACTTGAATGGCTTGATACTCTTCCCTGACACCGTAACAGATATAGCTTTGATAAGATATACTGCTTCAGTTCCAAAGGGTATTTCATTTGACAACTGCAATATAGTGGTCGAAACAAACAGTTCCCTTGGTAGTTCAATTGTGATACCCTGCCAAGATATAATGCGCGCACCTATTTCTTATACAACCAACGCTGTTGTTGCTGAATCTGATGAGCCATTTGCTGAATCACATTCTGAAGAGACCTCTGCTAACTCAAGGACAGGATCTTTGGGCAGCATCATAGAAACAGAAGGCCCACATAACATGAAG CCAACAATCAGGGGAGCAATCAGAGCTGATGACATGGTACTTAGGAATTGGAGATCTCACGGAACAATAACTGGGATCTCTGTTCTCACAAATCATGAGCTGCTGTTTCCTGTCGTGCAAATTGGATCACAGTTTTCTGAATGGATAACCGTCCATAACCCAAGCCAGCAACATGTGACCATGCAGCTGGTACTGAACTCTGAGGAAATCATTGGCCAGTGCAGAACTGTAAACGACGAATGTGAACATACTTTCTCAAGCAGATCTCCAGAAATTGACTCGACAGAGACTAGATTTGGTTTCTCATTAGGTAGCAAAGCAATTACTGAGACCTATCTTGGTCCTTTGAGAAGCGCTGTACTTGGTCCCATTGTTTTCCGTCCTTCAAATCGGTGCATGTGGTCAAGCATGGCTTTGATTAGAAACAATCTGTCAGGCTTGGAATGGTTACCTCTTCGAGCACCTGGTGGCTGGCAATCTATTGCCCTTTTAGAGGGGCCTGAGGCTGTTTGGAAGCTAGAATTTAACCTTGGGTCTAATCTTGACGACAACTCAACACTGTCCAAATCCGAGATCCCCAGTCCTTCGTGCAGTCAGCAGTTGTCCAAGGAGATACATGTTAAAAATAGTGGTGACCTTCCTCTTCGAGTCACAAAGGTAAAAGTTTCTGGAGTTGATTGTGGTTTGGATGGATTTACGGTGAACAACTGCAAGGGATTTAGCTTAGCgccaagtgaatcaataagaatgCTCATTTCTTTTAAAGCTGACTTCTCTTCAGTTAAGGTTCAGCGAGATCTTGAGCTAGCTATGACTACTGGCATCTTCGTAATCCCTATGACTGCAAATATTCCTGTCTGTATGCTTAAGCAGTGCAAAAGGTCTTACTTCAGATCAATCCATTGGAAAGCATTGATACTCTTTTTCGGAACCGTCCTCTTGTTTGTTGTGGTCATTGTTCGTGGTGCCCCGTATTCTTTGTCAGCGAACTCTCGAGACTACTATGTCAAGATTGCTGACAGGAAAGATGCCATCAGTAAGACTGTTAAGCCCTCTTTTCCTCAGGGTAGCAACAAAACTTCCAG GCCGATAAGGGAACACAGAAAAGCTGAAGAAGCTCCTCCTGAGAAATGCCCTCCTAGTACTCTTGATAGCCCCCGAAAGAAAGATGCCAAGAGCAATCCAGATAAACAACAGAATGCAACTTCAGCTATATCTGTGTCCCCAGCTAATCCTGTGGAAGACAAGGTATCGACGGAAGTTACAGAAACTAGCGGGAACCTTACTATCAGAGTTGCTCGAGAAAAAGGGAGGCGAAGGAAGCGAAAAGTTGGCGGTGCAGGACTGGCAGCAAAATTTGAGGTTTCTAGCAGCCACAGCGGGAATTCAACACCATCTTCACCGTTGTCACCGAGTTTAACCCCTAAACAAGGCTGGTCCTTTTCTGGAGCATCATCTGAACCGAAGCACAGAAACAAACTCGAGAGTAGACTTGATGTCGAAGCAAGGGCACCATTAACTGGGAATAACAAAGTGAAGAATGGCTGGTCCCAAACTTCCAAGGAGCAGCCACCTGCACCTCGGGCGACATCTGTAAACCCATTGGCTTCATCCACTGCACTGACCACAGCATGGCGCTCACCATTGTTGGCTGCATCTTCCCCAATTGCTCCGCATGCTCGTGCTCCTGGCTCCAACCTGATGAAAGATAAGGCTGTGAAGAGAGATGAGGGTGTCACTGCACTGAAGAAAGAGTTCACTTATGACATATGGGGTGATCATTTCTCTGGACATCTGCTGGGGAAAGCAAGGGAGGTCGCACCAGGCAAGGTGTTTACTGCTTCTGAAGGGTCCTCCTACAGTTTCTTTGCAAGAGAGCCTCAGGCCCTCGTGATGAAGCAGCCATCTGCGCCACCTGACTCTCGTGGCCGTAGATCGCTGCCGTCTGATGTAGCTTCTGGTTATGCAATAAATTAA